In the genome of Nonomuraea sp. NBC_00507, the window CCGGGCGCCGTAGTCCGCGGCCAGCGCGCCCAGGCCCTTCTCGATGTGCCGCACGTAGGGGCAGTGGTTGGAGAGGAAGACCACCAGTGTGGCGGGAGAGTCTTTGAGGTCTTCCAGCGAGACGCTGCCGCCGTCGATAGCGGTGAGATCGAAGTCGGGCGCGGGAGCGCCGAGCGGAACCATGAACGAGTTGACAGCCATGGCATCCATTGTCGCAACCACGTCAGAGAGAGGTGAATGATGAGCGGCATCGCGGAATTCCGGACCGTCGTGCTCGACACGCCCGATCCCCCAGGGCTGGCCGAGTTCTACTCCCGGCTGCTCGGCTGGCCGATCACGTCGGTCGAGGACGATTGGGTGGTGGTGACCGACGGGGGGCCGCCCCGGCGGCTGGCGTTCCAGCTCGCACCCGACTTCCGGCAGCCGACCTGGCCCGACCCCGAGCGGCCGCAGCAGTTCCACCTCGATCTCACCGTGGACGACATGGAGGAGGCGGAGAAGCGGGTGCTCGAGATCGGCGCGGTCAAGCATGAGCACCAGCCCAGCGAGGACGACAGCTTCCGGGTGTTCCTCGATCCGGCCGGGCACCCGTTCTGCCTCTGCCGGGACTGACCCGCCCCCGGTCCCTGCTACCAAGCCGGCCCCACTCCAACGCCAGGCCGTAGACTCCGACGCCCCCGGGGCTTGCCGGGGGCGTCGGGGGGTGTGGCTACTCGTCTTCGGGCGGCGAGGCCGAGGACTCGACGGCGGGCGGGAGGGTTTCCTGGCCGGAGCCGAGGGCGCCGCCGATGGCGCCGATGGTGTGTGTCAGGCGGACACCTGAGCCGTCCCGGCGCCCGATCTCCTCAGGCAACGGCACCGGCTTGCCGACCCCGGACACCGCCTTGGCCGGAGCAGGCCCCGCCCACGCCAGCAGCAACTCGTCCTCGCCCTTCAAGAACCGCTGTGCCCGCACCCCACCGGTGGCCCGCCCCTTGGCGGGGAACTCGGCGTAGTCGGACACCTTGCCACCGCCCACCTGCGTCCCCGGCAGGGCCGTCGATGACCCGGCGATCGTGACCACGTGCGCGGGCAGCTCAGGATCGACCACGCCGAACCAGATCGCCCTGGCCCCGTCCTCCAGCCGGATCCCCGCCATGCCGCCCGCCGGCCGCCCCTGCGGTCGCACCAGCGAGGCCGGGAATCGCAGCAACTGGGCGTTGGAGGCGATGAACACCAGGTCGTGCGACTCGGACACCAGCTCGACCGCGCCCACCACGCTGTCGCCGTCCTTCAAGGTGATCACTTCGAAGTCGTCGCGGTTGGCAGGATAGTCGGGCACCACCCGCTTGACCACGCCCTGCGCCGTGCCCACGGCCAGCCCAGGCCCGTCGGGATCCAGCGAGCCCAGGCCGATGACCTGCTCGTCGGGCAGCAGTGAGACGTATTCGGAGACCGGGTGACCGCCGGACAGCGACGGCGGGTTGGCCGTGGACGGCAGAGTCGGCAGGTCCACGACCTGGACCCGGATCAGCCGGCCCAGCGACGTCACCACGCCGACCTCGCCCCGCACCGAGGTGCGTACAGCCGAGACCAGCACGTCATGGGCCGAACGTTCGCCCTCGCCCGGCAGCGGCGTCGCGTCGGAGGTGCGGGCCAGCAGGCCGGTCGACGACAGCAGCGCCAGGCACGGGTCGTCGGCCACCTGGAGCGAGACGACGGGGGTCCGGGCCACGCCGGGGGCCTCCAGCAGGACCGTGCGGCGCGGCGTGCCGTATTTCTTGGCCACGTCGGCCAGCTCGCCCGAGACGACCTGGCGCATCTTGGCCTCCGAGGACAGGATCTCGGTCAGCTTGGCGATCTCGTCGCTCAGCGTCTCCTTCTCCCGGTCCAGCTCCAGCTTGTCGTAGCGGGTCAGGCGGCGCAGCGGCGTGTCGAGAATGTAGGCGGCCTGGATCTCGGTCAGGTCGAACACGTCCATCAACCGCGTGCGCGCCTGTGCCGAGTCGTCGGAGGCACGGATGACCTGGATGACCTCGTCGATGTTGAGCAGCGCGATGATCAGGCCGTCGACCAGGTGCAGGCGTTCTTCGCGCTTGCGGCGCCGGTATTCCGACCTGCGGCGCACCACCTCGAGCCGGTGGTCGACATAGACCTGGAGCAGCTCGCGCAGTCCCAGCGTGCGCGGCTCGCCGTCCACCAGGGCGACGTTGTTGATGCCGAACGTCTCCTCCATCGGCGTCAGCCGGTAGAGCTCCTCCAGGACGGCCTCGGGGATGAAGCCGTTCTTGATCTCGATGACCAGCTGCAGGCCCTTGTGCCGGTCGGTGAGGTCCTTCAGGTCGGCGATGCCCTGGAGCTTCTTGGAGGTGACCAGCTCCTTGATCTTGGTGACCACGCGCTCGGGGCCGACGTTGTAGGGCAGCTCGGTGACGATGATGCCCTTGCGGCGCGGGGTGATCTGCTCGACGGCGCACTTGGCCCGCATCCGGAACGTGCCACGCCCGGTCTCGTACGCGTCCCGCACCCCCTGCAGCCCGATGATCGAGCCGCCGGTCGGCAGGTCGGGACCGGGCACGAACCTCATCAGCTCGTCCAGCGTCGCGTCCGGCTTCTTGATCAGGTGCCGGGCGGCCGCCACGACCTCGGTGAGGTTGTGCGGCGCCATGTTGGTCGCCATGCCGACCGCGATGCCGCTCGTGCCGTTGACCAGCAGGTTGGGGAATGCCGACGGCATGACGCCGGGCTCGGTCTCCTGCCCGTCGTAGTTGGGCTTGAAGTCGACGGTCTCCTCGTCGAGCGACTCCACCATGAGCATGGCGGCCGGGGCCAGCCTGGCCTCGGTGTATCGCATGGCGGCGGGCAGGTCGTCGGGCGAGCCGAAGTTGCCGTGGCCGTCCACCAGCGGCAGCCGCATGGAGAACGGCTGCGCCAGCCGCACCAGCGCGTCATAGATGGCGGAGTCGCCGTGCGGGTGCAGCTTGCCCATGACGTCGCCGACGACGCGTGAGGACTTGACGTGCCCGCGGTCGGGGCGCAGGCCCATCTCGCTCATGGAGTAGAGGATGCGCCGCTGCACGGGCTTGAGGCCGTCACGCGCGTCGGGCAGGGCCCGCTGGTAGATCACCGAGTAGGCGTACTCGAGAAAGCTCGTGCGCATTTCGGAGGAGACGTCGATGTCGACGATCCGCTCCTCGAAGTCCTCAGGCGGGGGTGCAGTCGTACGTCGGGCCATCTTGTGCTGCGCGGCTGCCTCGGCCGTCGCGCCGAGGGGAAGCGCATCCTCCTTCTGCTCTCGTGCTGTAACCGTAGCCGTCAGCTCGCTGGAGAAGCGTCAGATCGGCGTGTGAGGCGTCGACGTCACCCGTCCCGGTCGCGAGGTGATGGCGGCCAGAGGCGCGTGGGTCACGCGACCAGGAGGGGTTCCGGTGTGTTCGCCTTTGGAGATGATGGCACGAGCCGGGTCCCCTGTGGCATATCCAGCCATGGAAGACGCCTCCTCGCCAATGACTGAGCTGGTCATCCACCCGGCAAGGAAGCCGGGAAAGGTATGACGGCGAACATCGTGCCCGAACCACGATGGTACTCGATGCCGGCCACTTATCGCAGACTTGTTCGATAGCGCGTTTCTGGTTGACCAAGCAATTGCTTGGTGTTACCTTGCCGACGAGGATTCCGCGTTCCCGGAGGCGTCATGATCGAGTTTCATCCCGTGACCAAGCACATCGGCGCCGAGGTCACCGGGGTCGATCTGCGCAAGCCGCTGTCGCAGGAGGAGGTCGCGACTCTGCGGGAGGGCTGGCTCAAGCACCTCGTGCTGTTCTTCCGC includes:
- a CDS encoding DNA gyrase/topoisomerase IV subunit A; translation: MARRTTAPPPEDFEERIVDIDVSSEMRTSFLEYAYSVIYQRALPDARDGLKPVQRRILYSMSEMGLRPDRGHVKSSRVVGDVMGKLHPHGDSAIYDALVRLAQPFSMRLPLVDGHGNFGSPDDLPAAMRYTEARLAPAAMLMVESLDEETVDFKPNYDGQETEPGVMPSAFPNLLVNGTSGIAVGMATNMAPHNLTEVVAAARHLIKKPDATLDELMRFVPGPDLPTGGSIIGLQGVRDAYETGRGTFRMRAKCAVEQITPRRKGIIVTELPYNVGPERVVTKIKELVTSKKLQGIADLKDLTDRHKGLQLVIEIKNGFIPEAVLEELYRLTPMEETFGINNVALVDGEPRTLGLRELLQVYVDHRLEVVRRRSEYRRRKREERLHLVDGLIIALLNIDEVIQVIRASDDSAQARTRLMDVFDLTEIQAAYILDTPLRRLTRYDKLELDREKETLSDEIAKLTEILSSEAKMRQVVSGELADVAKKYGTPRRTVLLEAPGVARTPVVSLQVADDPCLALLSSTGLLARTSDATPLPGEGERSAHDVLVSAVRTSVRGEVGVVTSLGRLIRVQVVDLPTLPSTANPPSLSGGHPVSEYVSLLPDEQVIGLGSLDPDGPGLAVGTAQGVVKRVVPDYPANRDDFEVITLKDGDSVVGAVELVSESHDLVFIASNAQLLRFPASLVRPQGRPAGGMAGIRLEDGARAIWFGVVDPELPAHVVTIAGSSTALPGTQVGGGKVSDYAEFPAKGRATGGVRAQRFLKGEDELLLAWAGPAPAKAVSGVGKPVPLPEEIGRRDGSGVRLTHTIGAIGGALGSGQETLPPAVESSASPPEDE
- a CDS encoding VOC family protein — translated: MSGIAEFRTVVLDTPDPPGLAEFYSRLLGWPITSVEDDWVVVTDGGPPRRLAFQLAPDFRQPTWPDPERPQQFHLDLTVDDMEEAEKRVLEIGAVKHEHQPSEDDSFRVFLDPAGHPFCLCRD